ACGCAAGCCAGCTTGGACTATAGTGCTGTTTCTGGTGGCCTGGCGTCTGCAACCACTATTGAAGTAGGTGGAGCCAGTGGTAGTCAGGTGCTGTTCCTGGGTGCTTCCAGTTCGCTGGATAACGTTCGTGACGCTGTAAACGGTGTGACTGATATTACCGGTGTGACGGCAACCAAAACCAATAAAGTAGCCAGTAACCTGTCATTCAACAATGCTGCGACAAACTCTGGCTTAACATTCACTGATGCCCGTACATCAGACAGCATCTTGGGTGATACAGGACAAAACATCCGAGTTGAGTTTGCTGCTGCGAATGGTCCCAACAGTGTTGCAGGTATTACGTTCAATAATTCGAACACCGATATTAATATCATTGTGCAAGTCGCTTCTGATGCTAACAATGCAATTACCTCAACAGCGACCTCAATCAAAGCTTTGTTGGATGGTAATGCCGACACCAATGCGTTGATCACAACTGCTCAGGAAGGTGATGGTACCGGAGTCGTCGAAGTTGAAGCTGCTGCTGCCTTATCTGGTGGTACTAGCGCTTACTTGACTTTCAGTGCTTCTAACTATGGCTCTGACGAGTTTGTTGACGTTAACGTGTTGTCTGGAACCTTTGATACTGTCGACAATGTGACAGATGCCAATGCTCTCTCACGAGATATCGGCTCGGATATTGTCGCCCGAATTAACGGACAGGTCGCTCAAGGATCCGGTCTACAGGCCAACCTGCGATCTCAACAGCTTGATGCATCGTTCTCCTTCACTGCTGCCGCTAACACAGCCTCAAATACCGCCAGTTTAACAATTACCGGTGGTGGTTCACTGTTCCAGATTGGACAGGATGTGTCAGCCGCCGGTCAGGTGGGCATTGGAATTGAAGCTGTGAATACAGCCCGATTGGGTGGTGTTTCCGGTAAATTGTTCGAACTGGGATCAGGTGGTGGTAAGAGTCTGCTGGATGTGGGACCTGCCGTTCCTGGTGCTGACCTGGTGAATATCATCGAAGAGGCAGTCAACCGTGTTTCCACCCTTCGTGGTCGATTGGGTGCGATTCAGAAAAACGTGATTGAGACCAACGTCTCCTCGCTGGGGGTTGCTTTGGAAAACATTTCTGAAGCTCGAAGTCAGATCGTGGACACCGACTTTGCTGTCGAAACCGCGAATTTGACAAAAGCTCAGATTTTGAACCAGGCTGGTATTTCGGTTCTTTCGATTGCCAACCAGAACCCACAGCAGGTATTGAGTCTCTTAGGATAATAATCCTCTGAGAAGTCGATTACCGACTGAAAAATAAGTTCAGAAACGAAAACACTACTCATCATACGATGGGTAGTGTTTTTTGTTTATACCCACTGTTCATCCTATTTCCCCAAACAGCTTGCAGTAATAAACCTTGTTTGAACCTGATTTCAGACTGACTAAAGAAACGGCTTATCTCTCTCCGCGCCTCAGCCGATACAAACAGAATAACCGGAATAGTCTAGCTGGTGATCGAACCTGACCAGGTTTCAACAGCTCGCATTGCAAAAAATACAATTCGTACTGTGACTCAAAGAAGATTCTATGCCTTCACCTCAGG
The Gimesia aquarii DNA segment above includes these coding regions:
- a CDS encoding flagellin; the protein is MTRINTNVASIRGLRSLNKSTSLLDQSLTRLSTGLKINSGKDNPSGLIASETLRSQVSAIEQSIKNSNRASNVIATADSALGEVTNLLNQVRGLVQEGLNEGALSSDEIAANQLQIDTALSAINRISANTSFAGDKLIDGSKAFRTQASAVDSAKLSDFQVNEAVFGSSSTITLDATIVTAATQASLDYSAVSGGLASATTIEVGGASGSQVLFLGASSSLDNVRDAVNGVTDITGVTATKTNKVASNLSFNNAATNSGLTFTDARTSDSILGDTGQNIRVEFAAANGPNSVAGITFNNSNTDINIIVQVASDANNAITSTATSIKALLDGNADTNALITTAQEGDGTGVVEVEAAAALSGGTSAYLTFSASNYGSDEFVDVNVLSGTFDTVDNVTDANALSRDIGSDIVARINGQVAQGSGLQANLRSQQLDASFSFTAAANTASNTASLTITGGGSLFQIGQDVSAAGQVGIGIEAVNTARLGGVSGKLFELGSGGGKSLLDVGPAVPGADLVNIIEEAVNRVSTLRGRLGAIQKNVIETNVSSLGVALENISEARSQIVDTDFAVETANLTKAQILNQAGISVLSIANQNPQQVLSLLG